CCTCCCCTTTCCTAATGCCCCCCAGGTATCCTCCCTGGGAGCTTGGCTGCCCTCTAAATAGGAGCCCTGATgggctctgcctcagtttcctccactgtaaaatgaagggggggCTGGCCGAGCGCCAAGGCCCCCCTCGGTTCTATGGCCACCTTGCTGACATGCCAGCTGAAGGACCTTTGCCCTGAGGCTCCACTTTGGACCCTGACCTCAGCCTCGGCTGCCGGGCCCAGGGACTACCCATTCCCCACCCACCTCCCTCGGCCAAAGCCTCCCTGCTCTGTCCACCTCCAGACAAAGAGGAGACCAAGCTCAAGGGAGTCATCTACTTCCAAGCTATCGAAGAGGTCTATTACGACCACCTGCGATGTGCCTTCAAGGTGAGCGCCCTTTCCCAGCAGGCACCGGGGCTGCCCCAGGGGACGCTGCTAGGCGACTGGGCCCTGCTGcacctttgagcctcagtttccctcagcTGTACAGTGGGAACTAGGGGGTCTCTCTCCGCTCTGCCGCTCCCCTCCGGGACATTCCCTGGGAGCTGGGCTCACTCTCAGCCCAGGGCTTTGCGGCTTTATACCGGCCTCAGGCTCCCCAAGGGGGCGGGCCTAGGGCTCTCCCTCCTCTAAAGCCACGAGGACCCCCGGGGGTGCGGCGAAGAAAAGGGGAGGACGGCCCCTCAGCCGGGAAAATTCAGAGCGCCGGGAGGGGCTGGGGGCTCGGatattcacccccccccccgttcTTCAGAGCCCCAGCCCCCGCCTGACGTTCTGCGTCAAGACCTACGAGAGGCTTTTCTACATGGTGGCCCCCAGCCCCGAGGCCATGCGCATCTGGATGGACGTCATCGTGACGGCGGCAGATGAGAACCACGCCCCCTGACCCGGGCCCGCCCAGCGCCCTGGAAGCCCCGCCCATTCCCTTCCCTACG
This Gracilinanus agilis isolate LMUSP501 unplaced genomic scaffold, AgileGrace unplaced_scaffold55283, whole genome shotgun sequence DNA region includes the following protein-coding sequences:
- the LOC123256012 gene encoding pleckstrin homology-like domain family B member 3, with the protein product PPRPPGPRALDLRQHLERWGHSPESCPHVRVSSGCCRGPLVKVGGRIKTWRKRWFCFDRHARRLAYYADKEETKLKGVIYFQAIEEVYYDHLRCAFKSPSPRLTFCVKTYERLFYMVAPSPEAMRIWMDVIVTAADENHAP